The sequence below is a genomic window from Glycine max cultivar Williams 82 chromosome 20, Glycine_max_v4.0, whole genome shotgun sequence.
ACTGAGCACATTCATCAGGATGAAGAGATTCGTTATTGTTTAGAAGGAAGTGGCTACTTTGATGTGCGAGACAAGGATGATCGCTGGATTCGCATTTTGATCAAGGCCGGTGATCTTATCATTTTACCCGCTGGAATCTATCATCGCTTCACCCTAGACCCAAGTAACTATGTGAAGGTATGAAAGTCTTGTGCTAACCACAGCCATATATTCTCTTGTTAGGGCTTCATTTTGGGATGTGGAAGGAAGAAAATGATGCTGGTTTAAGgttgtttaaatttatcaagatgCTTTTCTAGGTTGATTAATCATTGTTTTGTTGTGGAAATATGCGTTTGTGTGCAGTTAATGAGGTTGTTTAAGGGCGAGCCAGTGTGGACAGCATATAATCGACCACAGGAAGACAATCCTGCTAGAAAGGAATACATTAAGGGCCTGACTGAGAAATTTGGAGTGCCACTTGCAACTCATTAGGGCCCTGAAATACACTAGTAAATCTTGTTTCAGATATTACAGCTTAAGGTTTGTGATGTAATTGTTAGTATATTATTTGTGTAGTTTTATCATAAGAGAAGACTTGTCTATGAACCTGAAACATACCAAGCATGAGATGAAACAGACCCAAGAGCTTATGATATATGTTTATATACTACTAGTTCTTGTCTCTGTGAAGCTGCTATTATGTTCTGTTTGCCCGTGTTCAGTTATTTAGATCATGTTTTTCCTTTGAGGAGATTAGTGATACTGGCATATATTCACGGGATGTAGGCTTTGAGAAAGTGTGCGATTCATAACACATTAATGTTaggaattataaataattagtgaATCGTGTTTATAGCATTTGATTTGGTTTCCCAATGATGAAATATGCGTGGAAACATGTTTCGTGAATCGTGCTGTCATTGCATTCGTGTTGTGTTCCATGCTTGCTTCAATGTCCACGGGTTTCTAAGGTAATATTGATGAATGTGTGAGATGGAATGGAATATGAgttcaattttgtatttggtgTGTTTCAAACATACAATGGAACTAAgtatgaaattaaaaagtagCATGTTTTCGTTTTACTAAAAAATGTGTGTGTAACTAAAAGGAACAAATTAAAACTACACATTCTAATATGTCTTTGTTCGCCGAACGTTCTCGAAGtctcattttttaaatgaagaatCCTAATTAGTTAGCCGAACGTTGTTTAAGgttttaacttttgataatcgcaattaaatttgaatctaCGATAACTTGTTCGACTAAATTTGAATCTACGATAACATATTAATGCTAACTTCGAAATAAAGTACtatcaaataaaattcttacacGCAACCATAACGCATGCAACATGCGTGGTGTGAAAGGAATTTTTGAtggcttttatttatttatttagttgacCTTTCAATTTGGATCTGGAATCTCGAGAACCCTCATTTACAATTTTAACCGTAGAAATCTTAGTCTTGCaaaacattttgttttaatattaaaattaaaattagtatgtTGAGTTGTTGACCTTAGCGTTTGAAGTGTCGATTGGCAGGTAAAAAATGGTTAGTAAATATAGtgatttattgttaattaaattttataaatatataaatgtgtaTATAAACGTTtcagaatgataaaaaaaatattatttgtttaaccAAAATGATACTGATATGAtgatttctcttaaaaaatagtaaatagatAAATCATGATAAGTCAACATAAACTGCATGTATGCAGGAATCCAACTCCAATTTTCCATGGTGATTTCAGGCTTTCAGCCTCAGAAATTCATTTTACTATGGATTTTTGCTTCACACGCCCAAAAACACATATGGATGTTATGGGTTCGATTGgtttaaaagaatgaaaaaaataaaatatttgaattaaaatagagtTAGAAATATGagacttttaaaattttcatctcaaATGTATTCAAAATGTAATTAAAGTAAATACTACCTAaagtttgactttttttttatatataatttcgtGCATTTTCCACAACTCCTACCATTCTATACCTCCTGTTTGAAttgtatacaattttttttcccaaaaaaaaccaaattattatttacatgcttggattgcttttattttataaatatttttccattaaacttttga
It includes:
- the LOC100500592 gene encoding 1,2-dihydroxy-3-keto-5-methylthiopentene dioxygenase-like protein — protein: MAIEAWLMDESNEDPRLPHRRNPNKSVSLDQLAEFGVLYWKLNPTIYENDEELAKIREDRGYNYMDLLDLCPEKVENYEQKLKNFYTEHIHQDEEIRYCLEGSGYFDVRDKDDRWIRILIKAGDLIILPAGIYHRFTLDPSNYVKLMRLFKGEPVWTAYNRPQEDNPARKEYIKGLTEKFGVPLATH